A single Magnetovibrio sp. PR-2 DNA region contains:
- a CDS encoding diguanylate cyclase domain-containing protein: MAFKVSEKVPLVSYAKVIVACFLVELAVLRFIHGLSEDSLLIEAVLHAVTLTATLTVGFMFWVYPEHRKDREIAQNETRFLQTLINAIPAPVFYKDENGIYIGCNDKFGEYLGKPSEEIIGKSVFDIAPADLARIYHDADMSLMLFGNDQVYETQVNHADGKEHDVLFHKAVYHRTSGEAAGIIGVMVDISERKALERRLQSLATIDALTNIPNRRELDHRLEQALLRNKRTGEQLALLFIDMDGFKDVNDIYGHEAGDEILRQIGARLTELLRKSDVAGRMGGDEFAVVLDTQVTPQSAMTVADKILEELAAPYTVQGNTFSNLSASIGIAVSPDDGQSLKTLLSKADKAMYQAKNDGKHRYALASDL, translated from the coding sequence ATGGCATTCAAAGTCTCTGAGAAAGTTCCACTCGTATCTTATGCGAAGGTGATTGTGGCCTGCTTCCTCGTTGAGCTGGCGGTCTTGAGGTTTATTCATGGCCTTTCTGAGGACTCATTGCTGATTGAAGCCGTCCTCCATGCTGTCACTTTGACGGCAACTCTAACGGTTGGCTTTATGTTTTGGGTCTACCCAGAACACCGCAAGGACCGGGAAATTGCACAAAATGAAACACGGTTTCTGCAAACCCTGATCAATGCCATCCCCGCTCCGGTTTTTTATAAGGACGAAAACGGCATCTACATCGGCTGTAACGACAAGTTTGGAGAATACTTAGGAAAGCCGAGTGAAGAGATCATCGGCAAGTCCGTTTTTGACATTGCGCCCGCAGATTTAGCCCGGATTTACCACGATGCGGATATGTCGTTGATGCTTTTTGGCAATGATCAAGTCTATGAAACCCAAGTAAACCATGCTGACGGCAAAGAGCACGATGTTTTGTTCCACAAAGCCGTCTACCACCGCACATCCGGTGAGGCCGCCGGTATCATTGGCGTGATGGTCGATATTTCCGAACGCAAAGCGTTGGAGCGCCGTCTTCAGTCCCTAGCCACCATTGACGCCCTGACCAATATCCCCAATCGCCGCGAGCTTGACCATCGATTGGAACAAGCGTTGTTGCGCAATAAACGCACAGGCGAACAGCTGGCCTTGCTGTTTATTGACATGGACGGGTTTAAAGACGTCAATGACATCTACGGCCATGAAGCCGGCGATGAAATCCTGCGCCAAATCGGGGCGCGCTTAACGGAGCTGTTGCGCAAGTCCGACGTTGCCGGTCGCATGGGGGGAGATGAATTTGCCGTGGTTTTGGACACCCAGGTCACACCACAAAGCGCCATGACCGTGGCCGACAAGATTTTAGAGGAGCTGGCTGCGCCTTACACGGTCCAGGGAAACACCTTCTCCAACCTATCAGCCAGCATTGGCATCGCGGTTTCCCCGGATGATGGACAGAGCCTCAAAACCCTGCTGTCCAAGGCGGACAAAGCCATGTACCAAGCCAAAAACGATGGGAAACACCGCTATGCCTTAGCCAGCGACCTTTGA
- a CDS encoding shikimate kinase produces MNIVIIGMRGAGKSNVSRRLSVLVKRPVFATDDMIVYENGGKSIDDIIADNKGDWVQFRDLEFETVKKIGLMDNVIVDCGGGVVVDLDQDGKEVYSKRKIKALKEKGTVVWLKGDMERLVEKVEKKNNRPTLDSRTSTLALMKRRLPFYEKAADIVVDIEGKKRPELAEEIFKIFEDKL; encoded by the coding sequence ATGAACATTGTCATCATCGGCATGCGCGGCGCTGGAAAATCCAACGTATCGCGCCGCTTGTCCGTTTTGGTCAAACGTCCGGTGTTCGCCACCGACGACATGATTGTCTATGAAAACGGCGGCAAGAGCATTGACGACATCATTGCCGACAACAAGGGCGACTGGGTTCAGTTCCGCGATTTGGAATTTGAGACCGTCAAAAAAATCGGTCTCATGGACAACGTGATCGTAGATTGCGGCGGTGGCGTCGTGGTGGATTTGGACCAAGACGGCAAGGAAGTCTACTCCAAGCGCAAAATCAAAGCGTTGAAAGAAAAAGGCACGGTTGTGTGGCTCAAGGGCGATATGGAGCGCTTGGTCGAAAAGGTCGAAAAGAAAAACAACCGCCCCACATTGGACAGCCGCACCTCTACCTTGGCACTGATGAAACGCCGTCTGCCGTTCTATGAAAAGGCCGCTGACATCGTCGTCGACATTGAAGGCAAAAAACGCCCTGAATTGGCCGAAGAGATTTTCAAGATTTTCGAAGACAAGCTTTAG
- the gloA gene encoding lactoylglutathione lyase: MDTPNFRFLHTMIRVKDLDASIDFYTRHLGMKVLRRTDYPDGKFTLAFVGYGEEKDNTVVELTHNWDQDEPYDLGTGFGHLALAVPDIYAACEKMEQDGVNIPRKPGPMKHGTTVIAFIEDPDGYKIELIERK, from the coding sequence ATGGACACGCCAAATTTTCGCTTTCTGCACACCATGATCCGGGTCAAGGATTTGGACGCCTCAATCGATTTTTATACCCGGCATTTGGGTATGAAAGTGCTGCGCCGCACAGACTACCCCGACGGCAAATTTACCCTTGCGTTTGTGGGCTATGGCGAGGAAAAAGACAACACGGTGGTTGAGCTCACGCACAACTGGGATCAAGACGAGCCGTATGACCTGGGAACCGGGTTCGGACACTTGGCCTTGGCGGTTCCCGATATTTATGCGGCGTGCGAAAAGATGGAACAAGACGGCGTGAACATCCCTCGCAAACCCGGTCCGATGAAGCACGGCACCACCGTGATCGCCTTTATCGAAGATCCGGATGGCTACAAAATCGAACTGATTGAACGAAAGTGA
- the lpxB gene encoding lipid-A-disaccharide synthase, whose product MKVFVIAGENSGDALGASLMKSLTAKTDGAIEFRGVGGPEMQAQGLSSLFPMTDLAVMGVFEVLPRLRLLLKRMNQTAHAIEREKPDVVVTIDAPDFCFRVVKKLRKRHNQVPVVHYVAPSVWAWRAGRAEKVAKFLDHLLCLLPFEPPYFHKEGLDATFVGHPVVTGNLDAGDGPSFRTHHAIDPEAPLLCLLPGSRTGEVTRLLGVFGETASRLATQYPKLSVVIPSVDHLKTHIEEMTSSWTMPVTVVGPAQKADAFAASTIAIAASGTVTLELAMAKLPHVIGYRMNALTAMLARRLIKTPFVNLINICLGREAVPELLLENCTADNLAHELSRLMDDEALRNQQIDAATAALNALGYGGPSPGDLAADVVIKTARNA is encoded by the coding sequence ATGAAGGTGTTCGTCATAGCAGGGGAAAATTCCGGCGATGCTTTGGGTGCAAGCTTGATGAAATCGCTCACCGCCAAGACGGATGGTGCGATTGAGTTTCGTGGCGTCGGCGGACCGGAGATGCAGGCCCAAGGTTTGTCCAGCCTTTTCCCGATGACGGACTTGGCTGTTATGGGCGTGTTCGAAGTGTTGCCGCGTCTACGCCTGTTGCTCAAACGCATGAACCAAACGGCCCACGCCATAGAACGCGAAAAGCCGGACGTGGTTGTGACCATCGATGCACCTGACTTTTGTTTTCGCGTTGTGAAAAAACTGAGAAAGCGCCACAACCAAGTTCCCGTGGTGCACTACGTTGCGCCGAGTGTCTGGGCTTGGCGGGCAGGGCGGGCCGAGAAAGTCGCCAAGTTCTTGGATCACCTCTTGTGTCTGTTGCCGTTCGAACCGCCGTATTTCCACAAGGAAGGTCTGGACGCCACCTTCGTCGGCCACCCTGTGGTGACCGGGAATTTAGATGCGGGCGACGGTCCGTCTTTTCGCACCCACCACGCCATAGATCCCGAAGCTCCGCTCTTGTGCCTGTTGCCGGGGTCGCGCACGGGTGAAGTCACACGTTTGTTGGGGGTGTTTGGCGAAACCGCATCGCGGTTGGCAACGCAGTACCCGAAGCTTTCTGTCGTTATCCCATCCGTCGATCATTTGAAAACACACATCGAAGAGATGACGTCGTCTTGGACCATGCCCGTCACCGTGGTTGGTCCTGCGCAAAAGGCGGACGCTTTTGCCGCTTCCACCATCGCCATTGCGGCCAGTGGCACGGTGACTTTGGAGCTTGCCATGGCGAAGCTTCCCCACGTCATCGGTTATCGCATGAACGCCCTGACGGCCATGTTGGCGCGTCGTCTGATCAAGACACCGTTTGTCAACTTGATCAACATCTGCTTGGGCCGCGAAGCCGTGCCGGAGCTTTTATTGGAAAATTGCACGGCGGATAACTTAGCGCACGAATTGTCACGTTTGATGGATGATGAAGCGCTGCGCAACCAACAGATTGATGCCGCAACAGCTGCGTTGAACGCGTTGGGTTACGGTGGGCCGTCCCCAGGGGATTTAGCCGCTGACGTTGTCATAAAAACAGCAAGGAACGCATGA
- a CDS encoding LpxI family protein — translation MPTDPGPLGIVAGRGELPRLLIRSCREQGRDVFVIALKDHCDPETVDGVNHAWVRIGAGGTSISELRKAGVRDLVMAGAVKRPGFWSVLPDWRTFKFFLGGWLSKGDDGLLRAIVRTLETQEGFRIRGAHQVRPELLSPEGVLGRVQPSAKDDRSIQTAVRAAKDLGAQDKGQAAVGRADDVIALEGPDGTDAMLTQLIASGEALGAVLAKMTKPGQETRVDLPTIGLRTVENVKRAGMRGIVVEAGSSIIVDRDQVLAKADALDVFVVGMKP, via the coding sequence ATGCCAACTGACCCGGGCCCGCTTGGTATTGTGGCCGGCCGCGGCGAGCTGCCGCGTCTGCTGATCCGCTCATGTCGTGAACAGGGGCGGGACGTTTTTGTCATTGCTCTGAAAGACCACTGCGACCCTGAAACCGTTGACGGTGTGAACCATGCCTGGGTGCGCATTGGTGCGGGCGGGACTTCGATCTCTGAACTGCGAAAGGCTGGTGTGCGGGACTTGGTGATGGCAGGAGCCGTCAAGCGTCCGGGCTTTTGGTCGGTGTTGCCCGATTGGCGGACGTTTAAGTTTTTCTTGGGCGGCTGGTTGTCCAAAGGCGATGACGGATTGCTCCGCGCGATTGTCCGCACACTGGAAACCCAAGAAGGCTTTCGCATACGCGGTGCGCATCAGGTGCGTCCTGAATTGCTGTCTCCTGAAGGCGTGTTGGGACGGGTGCAGCCCTCTGCAAAAGACGACCGATCCATTCAAACCGCTGTCCGTGCCGCAAAAGATCTGGGCGCCCAGGACAAAGGCCAAGCTGCCGTCGGCCGGGCAGACGATGTCATCGCTCTCGAAGGACCAGACGGCACGGATGCCATGCTGACACAGTTGATTGCAAGTGGCGAAGCCTTGGGCGCTGTTTTGGCGAAGATGACCAAACCCGGGCAAGAAACCCGTGTGGATTTGCCCACCATTGGCTTGCGCACTGTGGAGAACGTGAAACGTGCAGGGATGCGGGGCATCGTCGTCGAAGCGGGCAGCTCCATTATCGTCGACCGTGATCAGGTCTTGGCCAAGGCGGACGCGTTGGATGTGTTCGTGGTGGGGATGAAACCATGA
- the lpxA gene encoding acyl-ACP--UDP-N-acetylglucosamine O-acyltransferase, translating to MSDIHSSAIIEDGAQLGNDVSVGPFCIVGKDVTLGDGVTLDSHVVVTGDTAVGEGTRVFPFASIGGQPQDLKFKGEVSRLEVGKNNVIREHVTMNPGTEGGGLLTKVGDNCLFMVGAHVAHDCQVSNNVILVNNATLAGHVEVGEFAIVGGLSAVHQFVRIGKHAMIGGMSGIENDVIPYGTVTGNRAHLSGLNLIGLKRRGFDRETIHALRNAYRLLFAQEGTLSERQKDVAEMFDGNEPVMDIIEFIGDDSSRSICQPKMEDAN from the coding sequence ATGAGCGATATTCACTCCTCTGCCATCATTGAAGACGGTGCCCAATTGGGCAACGACGTATCCGTCGGACCGTTTTGTATCGTCGGCAAAGACGTAACGCTGGGTGATGGCGTGACGTTGGATAGCCACGTGGTTGTTACCGGCGACACCGCTGTCGGTGAGGGGACGCGGGTCTTTCCGTTTGCTTCCATTGGCGGTCAGCCTCAGGACTTGAAGTTCAAAGGTGAAGTTTCGCGTTTGGAAGTCGGCAAAAATAATGTCATCCGCGAACACGTAACCATGAACCCGGGCACGGAAGGCGGCGGTCTGTTGACCAAAGTCGGTGACAATTGCTTGTTCATGGTCGGCGCACACGTCGCGCACGACTGCCAAGTTTCGAATAACGTCATTTTGGTGAACAATGCTACTTTGGCTGGACACGTCGAAGTGGGCGAGTTCGCTATCGTCGGCGGTCTGTCTGCCGTCCACCAATTCGTGCGTATCGGCAAACACGCCATGATCGGCGGTATGTCGGGCATTGAAAACGATGTTATCCCTTACGGTACCGTGACAGGCAACCGCGCACACTTGTCGGGTTTGAACTTGATCGGTTTGAAACGTCGTGGGTTCGACCGAGAAACCATCCATGCCTTGCGCAATGCCTACCGGTTGTTGTTCGCCCAAGAAGGCACCCTGTCGGAACGTCAAAAAGACGTTGCGGAAATGTTCGATGGTAACGAGCCGGTGATGGACATTATCGAATTTATTGGCGACGACAGCTCGCGTTCGATCTGTCAGCCGAAAATGGAAGATGCCAACTGA
- the fabZ gene encoding 3-hydroxyacyl-ACP dehydratase FabZ codes for MSSENIIDINRIMEMIPHRYPMLLVDKVKDVVPDTSCVGVKNVTASEPHFQGHFPNHPVMPGVLIVEAMAQTSAVLVVETLGVEAEGKLVYFMGVDSAKFRKPVIPGDVLEITVTKIQSRRNVYKFEGKAHADGVLKAEATFSAMIMDS; via the coding sequence ATGAGCTCCGAGAACATCATCGACATCAACCGGATCATGGAAATGATTCCGCACCGCTATCCCATGTTGTTGGTCGACAAAGTTAAAGATGTGGTTCCCGATACCAGCTGCGTCGGTGTCAAAAACGTGACGGCATCCGAGCCTCATTTTCAGGGACACTTTCCAAACCACCCGGTCATGCCGGGCGTGTTGATTGTCGAAGCCATGGCGCAGACATCTGCTGTGTTGGTCGTCGAAACCTTGGGCGTCGAAGCTGAAGGTAAGCTGGTGTACTTCATGGGCGTGGATAGCGCCAAGTTCCGCAAGCCTGTGATTCCCGGAGATGTGCTGGAAATTACGGTGACGAAAATTCAATCGCGCCGCAACGTATATAAGTTCGAAGGCAAAGCCCATGCTGACGGCGTTTTAAAGGCAGAGGCCACGTTCTCTGCCATGATTATGGACAGCTGA
- the lpxD gene encoding UDP-3-O-(3-hydroxymyristoyl)glucosamine N-acyltransferase gives MADPKFFDNAGPFTLAQLAEIAEAEIQGGTGEEVFVDVQPLQVAGKEHLSFLDNKLYVSAFETSEAGACLCDAKYADQAPDGMILLVTPEPYRAYARVAQAFYPLNRSNGQIHERAVISAEAFIGEACQIDACAVIEAGAEIGAGCVIGANSFIGPGVVLGDGCQVGPNVTIQHTLAGKGCVFHPGARIGQDGFGFAPGAEHIKVPQLGRVILGDGVDIGANACVDRGTGPDTKIGSGTKIDNMVQVAHNVEIGAGCLFAALSGISGSTKMGNYVMMGGGAGLAGHLTVGDGARIAAHCGIMRDVEPGQTVAGTPALPAKEYWRQVATLSKLARKKKGD, from the coding sequence ATGGCCGACCCGAAATTCTTTGATAACGCCGGGCCCTTTACCTTGGCTCAGCTGGCGGAGATCGCCGAAGCTGAAATCCAAGGAGGCACTGGCGAAGAAGTGTTTGTTGATGTTCAACCCCTGCAAGTGGCCGGCAAAGAGCACCTGAGCTTCTTAGACAACAAATTGTATGTTTCCGCTTTCGAAACCAGCGAAGCCGGCGCATGTCTGTGTGATGCCAAGTATGCGGACCAAGCGCCTGACGGCATGATCTTGTTGGTCACGCCAGAGCCCTATCGCGCTTATGCCCGGGTTGCCCAGGCGTTTTATCCGCTGAACCGATCCAACGGTCAAATTCATGAACGCGCCGTTATCAGCGCTGAGGCCTTCATTGGCGAAGCTTGCCAAATCGACGCGTGCGCGGTCATCGAAGCCGGGGCGGAGATTGGCGCGGGGTGTGTCATTGGTGCAAACAGCTTTATTGGTCCGGGCGTCGTTCTTGGGGATGGCTGTCAGGTCGGTCCGAACGTGACGATCCAGCACACCCTTGCCGGCAAGGGATGTGTGTTTCATCCGGGTGCGCGCATAGGTCAAGACGGTTTCGGTTTTGCGCCGGGTGCGGAACACATCAAAGTGCCGCAGTTGGGACGCGTTATCCTGGGTGACGGCGTGGACATCGGCGCAAATGCATGTGTCGACCGGGGCACAGGCCCCGATACAAAGATTGGTTCCGGCACGAAAATCGACAACATGGTCCAGGTGGCTCACAACGTTGAGATCGGTGCTGGATGCTTGTTTGCCGCACTCAGCGGGATTTCCGGCAGCACCAAAATGGGCAATTACGTTATGATGGGCGGCGGGGCTGGATTGGCCGGTCACTTAACCGTTGGCGACGGCGCACGCATTGCGGCGCATTGCGGCATCATGCGTGACGTTGAACCAGGCCAAACTGTTGCCGGCACACCAGCATTGCCGGCTAAAGAATATTGGCGTCAAGTTGCAACACTGAGCAAATTGGCGAGAAAGAAAAAGGGGGACTGA
- a CDS encoding OmpH family outer membrane protein, whose protein sequence is MINKTIVHICVAVFCVLMMTPKAQAQNASGAAKSQGVYMAVLDKDIVLDQSKALKNIREQIVKYQTAFKKELDAQKAALDKASKELQRKKNLQTPEQFKAEQDKFAKSVVAWKRKVQQGNIDLAKVRTKATSKIEEVYAAVVSGLAQKNGITIVFDKRATFFAHPNLDITNLVAAELNTRLPAVAVENPWKK, encoded by the coding sequence GTGATCAACAAAACTATCGTACACATTTGTGTGGCCGTCTTTTGCGTCTTGATGATGACGCCGAAAGCACAGGCGCAAAATGCTTCAGGCGCGGCTAAGTCCCAAGGCGTGTACATGGCGGTTTTGGATAAAGACATTGTGCTGGATCAGTCCAAGGCTTTGAAAAACATTCGCGAGCAAATTGTGAAATATCAAACGGCGTTCAAAAAAGAATTGGATGCCCAAAAAGCGGCTCTCGACAAAGCCAGCAAAGAATTGCAACGCAAAAAGAATCTGCAAACGCCGGAACAATTTAAAGCGGAACAAGATAAGTTCGCCAAAAGTGTCGTGGCGTGGAAACGCAAAGTTCAACAGGGCAATATTGATTTGGCGAAAGTGCGCACCAAAGCGACGAGCAAAATTGAAGAAGTCTATGCGGCTGTGGTCAGCGGCTTGGCCCAGAAAAATGGCATCACGATTGTGTTCGACAAACGTGCAACCTTCTTTGCCCATCCCAACTTGGATATCACCAATTTGGTGGCGGCGGAGCTCAACACCCGTCTTCCTGCTGTAGCGGTTGAAAACCCCTGGAAAAAATAA
- the bamA gene encoding outer membrane protein assembly factor BamA: MKAIYFNLLVVMAMGAAVLLPTDFARAQGVPTIEAIAVEGAARVDAETVRSYLTVREGDAFDPVRIDRSLKSLFATGLFADVSLRREGDILVIVVVENPVINRIAFEGNQRIDDEELSSEIGLKPRVIYTRSKVQNDVNRIQTLYQKSGRFSVTVEPKLIQLPQNRVDLVFEVDEGALTEVQNIRFVGNRVFDDGDLQEIIRTRETRWYRFLSSDDTYDPDRITFDRELLRRYYLKNGYADFKVLSAVAELTPSRDQFFITFTVEEGRRYTFGDISIQADLRDMKADDVSETIAIEKGEWYDADLVDDTVQSLTDAAGNLGYAFVDVRPKVDRDSEAGVINLDFEIKEGPRVFVERINITGNVRTHDNVIRREFNVVEGDAFNSAKLRKSITNIEDLDFFERVDVKQVQGSAPDKAVVNVEVEEKSTGSLSIGAGYSTTNGALAEFGIRERNLLGKGQELSFNSTISQRQTLLNLGFTEPHFLNRDISAGFNIFSTETDNQSSSSYDTEDKGFALRFGYPISTNLSQGWVYTLKSSSVTNVPSDASIYVQEQAGDKTLSELSHSIAYDRRNSKIRPTEGYVAKLTNDLSGLGGDSRYLRNTVRGAYYYKIADGWITTLKGKTGVIVGIGEDVGLLDRYYIGGDDLRGFENNGIGPRDISTSDALGGEFMYTGTAELAVPLGLPQELGISGKLFTDFGSLMNVDASGVNVADEGSIRSSVGAGLTWVSPVGPISLDFAQAVVKESYDQTEFFRFNFGTKF, from the coding sequence GTGAAGGCAATATATTTCAATCTCTTAGTCGTCATGGCAATGGGTGCAGCAGTGTTGCTGCCGACCGACTTTGCCCGCGCCCAAGGCGTTCCGACCATTGAGGCCATCGCCGTCGAAGGCGCTGCCCGTGTGGATGCGGAAACGGTGCGTTCCTATCTAACGGTGCGTGAAGGCGACGCGTTCGATCCGGTACGCATTGACCGGTCCCTAAAATCCCTGTTTGCAACCGGACTGTTCGCCGATGTGAGCCTGCGCCGCGAAGGCGATATTTTGGTGATCGTTGTGGTGGAAAACCCGGTCATCAACCGCATCGCGTTCGAAGGCAACCAACGCATTGACGATGAAGAACTTTCGTCGGAAATTGGGCTGAAGCCGCGCGTGATCTATACCCGCTCCAAGGTGCAAAACGATGTCAACCGCATCCAAACGCTGTATCAAAAAAGCGGGCGTTTTTCTGTCACGGTTGAACCGAAGCTGATTCAACTGCCGCAAAACCGCGTTGATTTGGTGTTCGAAGTCGATGAAGGCGCGCTGACCGAAGTGCAAAACATTCGTTTCGTTGGCAACCGCGTTTTTGATGACGGCGATCTGCAAGAAATCATCCGCACACGCGAAACCCGCTGGTATCGCTTTTTGTCTTCGGATGACACATATGATCCCGACCGTATTACCTTCGACCGCGAACTGTTACGCAGGTATTATCTGAAAAACGGTTATGCCGACTTCAAGGTTTTGTCCGCCGTTGCGGAACTGACCCCCAGCCGCGATCAGTTCTTCATCACCTTTACCGTAGAAGAAGGCCGCCGCTATACCTTTGGCGATATTTCTATTCAGGCCGACCTGCGCGACATGAAGGCTGATGATGTGTCCGAAACCATTGCCATTGAAAAAGGCGAGTGGTACGACGCCGATTTGGTGGACGATACGGTTCAAAGCCTGACCGACGCTGCCGGCAACTTGGGTTATGCGTTTGTTGACGTGCGGCCTAAAGTCGATCGGGACAGCGAAGCTGGCGTGATCAACCTGGATTTCGAAATCAAAGAAGGTCCCCGCGTTTTTGTTGAACGGATCAACATCACCGGCAACGTGCGGACCCATGACAATGTCATCCGCCGCGAATTCAACGTGGTTGAAGGGGATGCGTTCAACTCGGCTAAGCTGCGCAAGTCCATCACCAATATCGAAGATCTCGACTTCTTCGAACGTGTGGACGTGAAGCAAGTTCAAGGCTCGGCACCGGATAAGGCTGTCGTTAATGTTGAGGTGGAAGAAAAATCCACGGGCTCGCTGTCCATCGGTGCGGGGTATTCGACGACCAACGGCGCCTTGGCTGAGTTCGGTATTCGCGAACGTAACTTGCTGGGTAAAGGTCAAGAGTTGAGCTTTAACTCGACCATTTCTCAGCGACAAACCTTGCTTAATCTCGGGTTCACGGAACCACATTTTTTGAACCGGGATATTTCGGCAGGCTTTAACATCTTCAGCACGGAAACCGATAACCAATCGTCGAGCTCTTACGACACCGAAGACAAAGGCTTTGCCTTGCGCTTTGGCTATCCGATCTCAACGAACTTATCTCAGGGTTGGGTGTACACACTGAAAAGCTCTTCCGTCACCAACGTTCCCAGTGACGCGTCAATTTATGTGCAAGAGCAAGCTGGTGACAAAACCCTGTCAGAGCTGAGCCACTCTATTGCTTATGACCGGCGCAACAGTAAAATTCGCCCGACCGAAGGTTACGTGGCCAAATTGACCAACGACTTGTCCGGTTTGGGTGGGGATAGCCGCTATTTGCGCAACACGGTTCGTGGCGCGTACTACTACAAAATTGCCGATGGCTGGATCACCACCTTAAAAGGCAAAACCGGCGTGATTGTCGGCATTGGTGAAGATGTCGGTCTGTTGGACCGCTATTACATCGGCGGTGATGATCTGCGTGGTTTTGAAAACAACGGGATCGGCCCACGTGACATTTCTACGTCTGACGCTTTGGGCGGTGAGTTTATGTACACCGGCACTGCCGAGCTTGCTGTGCCCCTTGGCCTGCCGCAAGAGTTGGGCATTTCCGGCAAGCTCTTCACGGATTTCGGCAGCTTGATGAACGTGGATGCCTCAGGTGTGAACGTCGCGGATGAAGGATCAATTCGCTCCTCTGTCGGTGCTGGCTTGACGTGGGTTTCGCCAGTTGGCCCCATCAGCCTCGATTTTGCTCAAGCCGTGGTTAAAGAAAGCTACGATCAAACCGAATTCTTCCGCTTTAATTTCGGCACAAAGTTCTAG
- the rseP gene encoding RIP metalloprotease RseP — MDLFDNTLLNTVSLLVLLTVLVFVHEFGHFWVARKNGVKVEVFSVGFGKELFGWTDKLGTRWRFSAIPLGGYVKMFGEGDMVTGVDDAEDRPMTEEEQKVSFHHKRLGQRAAIVAAGPAANFLFAILVYWGMNAVYGMPSVLAGVGEVIKDTAAQEAGFEAGDRIVAINGQEIKLFSELSEVVSGSANVALRFDVMRNNDMIVLNATPRPWTGEGADGVNVSKGLLGIRPSPEHVEYNPTGVVEGLFMGVEQTYAMTARILSGIGEMFAGERSAKELGGIISIAQVSGQAAKAGLTSVLGVLAFISINLGLINLFPIPVLDGGHLVFYAAEAVRGKPLSQQLQEYSFRFGLVLVLLLMVFATWNDFGRLFG, encoded by the coding sequence ATGGATTTATTTGATAACACGCTCTTGAACACGGTTTCTCTTTTGGTACTTCTGACCGTGCTCGTGTTTGTGCACGAGTTCGGCCACTTCTGGGTGGCCCGCAAGAACGGTGTGAAGGTTGAGGTGTTCTCGGTCGGTTTCGGCAAAGAACTGTTCGGTTGGACGGACAAGCTCGGCACACGCTGGCGGTTTAGCGCAATTCCGTTGGGTGGCTACGTCAAAATGTTTGGCGAAGGCGACATGGTCACCGGTGTGGACGACGCCGAAGACCGCCCCATGACCGAAGAAGAGCAAAAAGTTTCGTTTCATCACAAACGCTTAGGCCAGCGCGCTGCGATTGTCGCCGCCGGACCCGCTGCCAACTTCCTGTTTGCGATTTTGGTCTATTGGGGCATGAACGCGGTTTATGGCATGCCGTCTGTGCTGGCGGGTGTGGGGGAAGTCATCAAAGACACCGCCGCTCAAGAAGCTGGGTTTGAGGCCGGTGACCGGATCGTTGCCATCAACGGCCAAGAAATTAAGCTGTTTTCCGAACTGAGCGAGGTGGTTTCTGGCAGCGCCAATGTCGCGCTGCGCTTTGACGTTATGCGCAATAACGACATGATCGTGCTCAACGCGACGCCGCGCCCCTGGACCGGGGAAGGGGCTGATGGTGTCAATGTTTCCAAAGGCTTATTGGGCATTCGTCCGAGCCCTGAGCACGTTGAATACAACCCAACCGGCGTTGTCGAAGGGTTGTTTATGGGCGTTGAGCAAACCTATGCCATGACCGCGCGGATTTTGAGCGGCATTGGAGAAATGTTCGCCGGAGAGCGCAGCGCCAAGGAACTGGGTGGCATTATTTCCATCGCGCAGGTGAGTGGCCAAGCCGCCAAAGCAGGCCTGACATCGGTGCTGGGTGTTTTGGCCTTTATCTCGATCAATTTGGGGCTGATCAATCTGTTCCCGATTCCGGTCCTTGACGGTGGGCATTTGGTGTTTTACGCGGCCGAGGCGGTTCGCGGTAAGCCCTTGAGTCAACAGCTACAAGAATACAGTTTCCGTTTCGGTCTGGTTCTGGTATTGCTGTTGATGGTATTTGCGACCTGGAACGACTTTGGGCGCCTTTTTGGCTGA